In the genome of Bradyrhizobium ottawaense, the window AGTGCTCGGCTTCAACGGTCCGCCGGAAGCCGGCGATCGTCTCGCCGTGGTCGAGAACGAAGCCCGCGCCCGCCAGGTCACCAGCTACCGTGCGCACCAGAAGCGCGAGAACGCGGCTGCCTCGATCTCCGGCATGCGCGGCTCGCTCGAGCAGATGATGTCGCAATTGAAGACCGCGGGCCGCAAGGAATTCCCGCTGATCATCAAGGCCGACGTGCAGGGCTCGCTGGAAGCGATCCTCGGCTCGCTGGAGAAGCTCGGCACCGACGAAGTCGCAGCCCGCATCCTGCATGCCGGCGTCGGCGGCATCTCGGAATCCGACGTGACGCTGGCCGAAGGCTTCAACGCCGCGATCATCGGCTTCTCGGTTCGTGCCAACAAGGAGGCCGCTGCGGCCGCCAAGCGCAACGGCATCGAGATCCGCTACTACAACATCATCTACGACCTCGTGGACGACGTGAAGAAGGCGATGAGCGGCTTGCTCGCGCCGACCTTGCGCGAAACCATGCTCGGCAATGCCGCGATCCTGGAGATCTTCAACATCTCCAAGGTCGGCAAGGTCGCCGGCTGCCGCGTCACCGACGGCACCGTGGAACGCGGCGCCAATGTGCGCCTGATCCGCGACAACGTCGTCGTGCACGAAGGCAAGCTGTCGACGCTGAAGCGCTTCAAGGACGAAGTGAAGGAAGTCCAGTCCGGTCAGGAATGCGGCATGGCCTTCGAGAACTACCACGACATGCGTGCCGGTGACGTGATCGAGTGTTACCGCGTGGAGACGATCCAGCGCTCCCTGTAAGTCCAAATCTTACCGAAGCGCCCGGATCTTTTTGAGCTGAAATTGCGGGAGTGCGATGGCCGGATTTTTTCCGGCCATCCACCCCTCTTCGTTTCAACAGGACAAATGACAATGCCCGTGTCCCAAACACGGGCATGACGAGGTGATTTTCGAGATGCCACGCCATCATCAGAAAAAAAATTCCGCACCCGGCGGAGGCTCGCAACGTCAGTTGCGCGTCGGCGAGCAGGTTCGCCACGCGATGGCCGATATTCTGGCGCAAGGCAATGTCCATGATGCGGATCTCGAAGGTCACATCATCACCGTGCCGGAGGTGCGGATGTCGCCCGACCTGAAGCTCGCGACAGTCTATGTGATGCCGCTCGGTGGCCGTGACACCGAGGTCGTCATCGCTGCGCTCGAACGCAACAAGAAGTTTCTGCGCGGCGAGGTCGCGCGGCGCGTTAACCTGAAATTTGCACCTGATCTTCGTTTCCGCGTCGACGAACGATTCGACGAAGCGGAACGGATCGAGAAGCTTTTGCGAACACCTGCGGTTCAGAAGGACCTCGAACAGGATTTGGAACAGGATCCGGAGACGGATCGGGAAGAAGAACGATGACCATGGACCCGGCTCACGACACGATCAGCGGCGAACAGGCCGATCAGCGCGACGTGCAGAAAAATAATTTTGCGGACATCGGCGGCGATTCGCAGCCGCATCAGGAGCCGCGCCGCGTCAACAATGATCCGCGCGCCAATGCCAGGCAGAAGGGCAACCAGGTTCGCCGCGACCGGCGCGACGTCCATGGCTGGGTCGTGCTCGACAAGCCGATCGGCATGACCTCGACGCAGGCGGTTGCGGTGCTCAAGCGCCTGTTCAACGCCAAGCGCGCCGGACACGCCGGCACGCTCGATCCGCTCGCCTCGGGCGGGCTGCCGATCGCGCTCGGGGAAGCCACCAAAACCGTTCCCTTCGTCATGGACGGCCGCAAGCGCTACCAGTTCACGGTGTGCTGGGGCGAGGAGCGCGACACCGACGACATCGAGGGCCGGGTGACCGCGACCTCCGACCAGCGTCCGACCCGCGAGGCCATCCTGGCCCTGTTGCCCCGCTTCACCGGGGTGATCGAGCAGATCCCACCGCGCTATTCCGCGATCAAGGTCCAGGGCGAGCGCGCCTACGACCTCGCCCGCGACGGCGAGGTCGTGGAACTGGCCGCCCGTCCGGTCGAAATTCACCATTTAACCCTTGTGGATCAACCGGATAACGACCGAGCCGTGTTCGAGGCCGAATGCGGCAAGGGCACCTATGTCCGGGCGTTGGCCCGCGATATGGGCCGGATTCTCGGCACTTTCGGCCATATCTGCGCGCTCAGGCGGACCCTGGTCGGCCCATTTGGCGAAAACGACATGATTCCGCTGGATCAGCTGGAGGCTTTGTGCGATAGAGCCGCGTCCGGCGAGGGTAGCCTCGCGGACGCGCTTATGCCCGTTGAGACCGCGCTGGACGACATCCCGGCACTGGCCGTCACTCGGGCTGATGCGGCAAGGCTCCATCGGGGCCAGGCCGTTTTGTTGCGCGGACGGGATGCGCCCACTTGTAGCGGCACAGTCTATGTCACGGTGGCAGGCCGTCTTCTCGCGCTTGCTGAAGTCGGCAATGGCGAAATCATCCCCAAGCGTGTGTTCAACCTGACCGGCCTGACTGCCAGCCCCGGTCGCAACGAGAGAAATTGACGATGTCGATTGCCGCAGAACGCAAAGCGGAAGTCATCAAGACGAATGCCAACAAGGCCGGCGACACCGGCTCGCCCGAGGTTCAGGTCGCGATCCTGTCGGAACGCATCAACAACCTCACCAACCATTTCAAGACCCACGTGAAGGACAACCATTCCCGTCGCGGCCTCTTGAAGCTGGTCTCGACCCGCCGCTCGCTGCTCGACTACCTCAAGAAGCGGGACGAGGCGCGTTACAAGGCGCTGCTCGAGAAGCACAACATTCGTCGTTAAGAGTTCTTGCGCGCGCCAACGGCGCGCGTTTTCGCACGTGGTTTCGAACGAAAGCGCTTATTTTAAGCTTTTTGATCGAGGTTGCGTGCACGTCGGATGCGGGCCGTTGACGGCGAGCATCCGGGCATGATGAGCGAAGATCGCAATTCGGTGTTCGCATTCGTGCCGACTGACCGTCCAGCAGCAATCCGGCGGCTGGGCACAACGGGCAAGGCGCCCGTATGACCCGAAAGGATGGACGCCATCCGAAATCCAAAAACCATGGCAGGATCGCAGGACGCTGATCACCCGCTTCGATCAGCGCCCCGCAATCTTGCGCATGGTTTTTGTTTTTCGAGCCGTCCTTCTTTCGAGAACCCATGAAAGAAGACATCTATGTTCAATAAGCATTCGGTCGAGATCGACTGGGGCGGACGCACTCTCAAGCTGGAAACCGGCAAGATCGCCCGTCAGGCCGACGGCGCCGTCGTCGCCACCTATGGCGAGACCGTGGTGCTCGCCACCGTCGTCGCGGCCAAGGCGCCGCGCGAAGGCGTCGACTTCCTGCCGCTGACCGTCGACTACCAGGAGAAGACCTACGCTGCGGGCCGCATTCCCGGCGGCTATTTCAAGCGCGAAGGACGTCCGACCGAGAAGGAGACGCTGGTCTCCCGCCTGATCGACCGTCCGATCCGTCCGCTGTTCGTCGACGGCTGGCGCAACGAGACCCAGGTGATCGTCACCGTGCTCTCGCACGACATGGAAAACGATCCTGATATCGTCGCGCTGGTGGCTTCGTCCGCTGCGCTGACGCTGTCCGGCGCGCCCTTCAAGGGCCCGATCGGCGCGGCACGCGTCGGCTTCGCCAATGACGAGTTCATCCTCAACCCGACGCTCGACGAGATGGTCGACACCCAGCTCGACCTGGTCGTCGCCGGCACCGCCGACGCCGTGCTGATGGTCGAATCGGAAGCCAAGGAGCTGAACGAAGACATCATGCTCGGCGCGGTGATGTTCGGTCACCGCCACTTCCAGCCGGTGATCAACGCGATCATCGAGCTCGCCGAGAAGGCTGCGAAGGAGCCGCGCGAAGTCACCGTGATCGACAATTCGGCGCTCGAGAAGGAAATGCTCGGCCTCGTCGAGCAGGAGCTGCGCGCCGCCTACGCCATTCCGGTCAAGCAGGATCGCTACGCCGCGGTCGGCAAGGTCAAGGAAAAGGTGATCGCCCACTACTTCCCGGAAGGGCAGGAGCCGAAATACGACAAGCTGCGCATCGCCGGCGTGTTCAAGGAGCTCGAAGCCAAGATCGTTCGCTGGAACATCCTCGACACCGGCAAGCGCATCGACGGCCGCGACAGCAAGACCGTCCGCAACATCGTCGCCGAAGTCGGCGTGCTGCCCCGCGCCCACGGCTCGGCGCTGTTCACCCGCGGCGAGACCCAGGCGATGGTCGTGACCACGCTCGGCACCGGCGAGGACGAGCAGTACATCGACGCGCTGTCGGGAACGTACAAAGAGACGTTCCTGCTGCACTACAACTTCCCTCCCTACTCGGTCGGTGAGACCGGCCGCCTCGGCGGCACCAAGCGTCGCGAGATCGGCCACGGCAAGCTGGCCTGGCGCGCGATCCACCCGGTCTTGCCGCCACATCACGAATTCCCCTACACCACGCGCGTGGTGTCGGAGATCACCGAGTCGAACGGCTCGTCCTCAATGGCTTCGGTCTGCGGCGCTTCGCTGGCGCTGATGGATGCCGGCGTGCCGTTGAAGCGGCCGACCGCGGGCATCGCGATGGGCCTGATCCTCGAAGACAAGCGCTTTGCGGTTCTCTCGGACATCCTCGGTGACGAGGACCATCTCGGCGACATGGACTTCAAGGTCGCCGGTACCGAGCAGGGCATCACCTCGCTCCAGATGGACATCAAGATCGAGGGCATCACCGAAGAGATCATGAAGGTCGCGCTCGCCCAAGCCAAGGATGGACGTATCCACATCCTCGGCGAGATGGCCAAGGCGCTCACCAACGCCCGTGCCGAGCTCGGCGAATACGCGCCGCGCATCGAGACCTTCAAGATCGCCACCGACAAGATCCGCGAAGTGATCGGCACCGGCGGCAAGGTGATCCGCGAGATCGTCGAGAAGACCGGCGCCAAGGTCAATATCGAGGACGACGGCACCGTGAAGGTCGCCTCCAGCGACGGCGAGGCCATGAAGGCCGCGATCAAGTGGATCAAGTCGATCGCCTCCGATCCGGAAGTCGGCCAGATCTATGACGGCACCGTCGTCAAGGTGATGGAGTTCGGCGCCTTCGTAAACTTCTTCGGCTCCAAGGACGGCCTCGTCCACATCAGCCAGCTCGCCTCGGCGCGCGTGCAGAAGACCTCCGACGTCGTCAAGGAAGGCGACAAGGTCAAGGTCAAGCTGCTCGGCTTCGACGACCGCGGCAAGACCCGCCTGTCGATGAAGGTGGTCGATCAGACCACCGGCGAAGACCTCGAAGGCAAGGGCGGCGAGGGCGAGAAGGCCCCGCGCGAAGCCGCCGGCGAGTAAGCGCTCGGCAACATCAGAAACACGAAGGGCGGCCGAAAGGCCGCCCTTTTTGTTTGTGTCCGCCCCGGGGTGACTTGCACCTCTCCCGCAAGCAGGAGAGGTGCAGCGACTTACGCCGCGATGTCGTAACGGTCGAGGTTCATCACCTTGGTCCAGGCCTTGGCGAAGTCCTTCACGAACTTCTCCTTGGCGTCCGAGGTGGCATAGACCTCGGCGTAGGCGCGGAGCTGCGAGTGCGCGCCGAAGATCAGATCGACGCGCGTGCCGGTCCACTTGACCGCATTGGTCTTGCGGTCGCGCCCCTCGTAGGTGCCGTCGGCCGCCGGCGTCCATTGCGTGCTCATGTCGAGCAGGTTGACGAAGAAGTCGTTGGTCAGCGTTCCCACCTTGGAGGTGAAGACGCCGTTCTTCGAATTGCCCGCGTTGGCACCGAGCACGCGCAGGCCGCCGAGGAGCGCCGTCATCTCGGGCCCGGTTAGCCGCAGAAGCTGCGCGCGGTCGACAAGCGCCTCTTCCTGCTGCATGAACTGATGCCGCTTGCCGATGAAGTTGCGGAAGCCATCGGCCCGCGGCTCCAGCGGAGCGAAGGACTCCGCATCGGTCTGCTCCTGCGAGGCG includes:
- the rbfA gene encoding 30S ribosome-binding factor RbfA — encoded protein: MPRHHQKKNSAPGGGSQRQLRVGEQVRHAMADILAQGNVHDADLEGHIITVPEVRMSPDLKLATVYVMPLGGRDTEVVIAALERNKKFLRGEVARRVNLKFAPDLRFRVDERFDEAERIEKLLRTPAVQKDLEQDLEQDPETDREEER
- the truB gene encoding tRNA pseudouridine(55) synthase TruB, translated to MTMDPAHDTISGEQADQRDVQKNNFADIGGDSQPHQEPRRVNNDPRANARQKGNQVRRDRRDVHGWVVLDKPIGMTSTQAVAVLKRLFNAKRAGHAGTLDPLASGGLPIALGEATKTVPFVMDGRKRYQFTVCWGEERDTDDIEGRVTATSDQRPTREAILALLPRFTGVIEQIPPRYSAIKVQGERAYDLARDGEVVELAARPVEIHHLTLVDQPDNDRAVFEAECGKGTYVRALARDMGRILGTFGHICALRRTLVGPFGENDMIPLDQLEALCDRAASGEGSLADALMPVETALDDIPALAVTRADAARLHRGQAVLLRGRDAPTCSGTVYVTVAGRLLALAEVGNGEIIPKRVFNLTGLTASPGRNERN
- the rpsO gene encoding 30S ribosomal protein S15; translated protein: MSIAAERKAEVIKTNANKAGDTGSPEVQVAILSERINNLTNHFKTHVKDNHSRRGLLKLVSTRRSLLDYLKKRDEARYKALLEKHNIRR
- the pnp gene encoding polyribonucleotide nucleotidyltransferase: MFNKHSVEIDWGGRTLKLETGKIARQADGAVVATYGETVVLATVVAAKAPREGVDFLPLTVDYQEKTYAAGRIPGGYFKREGRPTEKETLVSRLIDRPIRPLFVDGWRNETQVIVTVLSHDMENDPDIVALVASSAALTLSGAPFKGPIGAARVGFANDEFILNPTLDEMVDTQLDLVVAGTADAVLMVESEAKELNEDIMLGAVMFGHRHFQPVINAIIELAEKAAKEPREVTVIDNSALEKEMLGLVEQELRAAYAIPVKQDRYAAVGKVKEKVIAHYFPEGQEPKYDKLRIAGVFKELEAKIVRWNILDTGKRIDGRDSKTVRNIVAEVGVLPRAHGSALFTRGETQAMVVTTLGTGEDEQYIDALSGTYKETFLLHYNFPPYSVGETGRLGGTKRREIGHGKLAWRAIHPVLPPHHEFPYTTRVVSEITESNGSSSMASVCGASLALMDAGVPLKRPTAGIAMGLILEDKRFAVLSDILGDEDHLGDMDFKVAGTEQGITSLQMDIKIEGITEEIMKVALAQAKDGRIHILGEMAKALTNARAELGEYAPRIETFKIATDKIREVIGTGGKVIREIVEKTGAKVNIEDDGTVKVASSDGEAMKAAIKWIKSIASDPEVGQIYDGTVVKVMEFGAFVNFFGSKDGLVHISQLASARVQKTSDVVKEGDKVKVKLLGFDDRGKTRLSMKVVDQTTGEDLEGKGGEGEKAPREAAGE